GAAAAGAGAAACAGAGTAACAACGTTGAGGCTCCCAGGCATGGGTCTCTCAGGGAACCTTCCATTGGGTTTGGGAAACCTCACTGAGCTTCAGACCCTCTCTCTCCGATTCAATGCACTCACCGGTCCCATTCCCTCCGATTTCGCTAAACTCACCTCTCTCAGAAACCTCTACCTTCAGGGGAACTTCTTCAATGGCCAAATCCCTGATTTCTTGTTCTCTATGGAGAATTTGGTTAGGTTGAATTTGGGGAAGAACAATTTCAGCGGCGAGATCTCTCCCAAGTTCAATTCTCTTACTCGTTTGGATACTCTCTATTTAGAGAATAATCACTTCACTGGGAGCATCCCTGACCTTAGTGTTCCGCCTCTGCATCAGTTCAACGTGTCGAATAATCGGTTGAACGGTTCGGTTCCGGAGCGGTTTTCGGGGTTGAATGAAAGCGCTTTTTCCGGGAATGAGCTCTGTGGGAAGCCCCTTGAAGCTTGCCCTGGTAGTAACAATGGTGGAGGAGGGAGCcataagaagaagaataagcTCTCTGGCGGTGCAATTGCGGGTATTGTTATTGGGTCTGTAATTGGAGCGATTTTGATTCTGCTGCTTTTGTTCTTGTTATGCAGAAAATCCAGAAAAACTGATTCCAGGGATGTTTCTGCGGCTGCACCTCCAAAAAGTGTGGAGGTTGCTGACGTGGCACgagatggtggtggtggtggtggtgctaGTGGTTCTTCGGCCGTTGCGGGTTCAAAGGTTGAAAGCAAGAGCAATGGTGGTGGTGCAAAAAGTTTAGTATTCTTTGGTGATGTGAATAGGCCGTTTGATCTTGAAGAGTTGCTGAGGGCTTCTGCTGAGGTTCTTGGAAAAGGGACATTCGGAACCACCTATAAGGCCACGATGGATTTGGGGATCAGTGTCGCCGTGAAGCGCCTGAAGGATGTTACCCTGCCAGAGAGGGAGTTCAGGGAGAAGATAGAGCAAGTTGGGAAGATGGTTCATGAGAATTTGGTTCCACTCAGGGGTTACTACTTCAGCAAAGATGAGAAGCTTGTTGTGTATGATTACATGCCAATGGGAAGCTTGTCTGCATTATTACATggtaaaactaaaattaaaaaaaaaaaaaaagaatgtggtttttttctttctttttcttgtttgctTTGTTGTCATTTTTGGACTGTTTCAACTTTCAAttctatatgtatatattttattctgtGTGTGTGTCATGATGCTGATTCTTTAGTTTACAAGTTAAGTGAATGATTGTGGCTGTTGTTGTTGTGTCTACTTTAGGGTAGATCATTGTGTAACTAGTTGTTGCTTTTTATTTGTCCCTTTGTGTTTCtaatttgtttttctgaatAGGAAGGCTTGTAGTTAGTGACAACATTGTTATCATAACGGGTTTTGGTGGCCATTGCACATGGCAGATGAAATCTTGCTTCAAGAGTAATTATCTAAAGTATTTTCTGAGAAATCAGAAGTTTTGTTCATCTTAGCTGATCCTGAATTTTCGTAATTGTGATTTCTTTGCTTGAGTTTATTTTGGTGGTTATATGTCAAGGGCTCAAGCCGTGGAAGCAGCCATTGATATGTAATTATCAAGTTAGGCTGTCTACATTACGCCCTTTGGGTGCGGCTCCTCCCTAACACAAGGTGCTTGTGCACTGGACTGCCCTTTATGTCAAATAGTTCAATAGGAATTTCTTTGGTAAGCTCCTGTGGTGTTCTAATTTCTAAATGGTACTACTTTCACCTCAAATGTGCATTGGTCTTAGATATGATGTCATGCTTGTTAGAATGAAAAATGATCAACATTTATGATCCTTTTTGCAACTTTTAAGTTGAATGAACATAcaaattttcagaacttggATGCAAATGAATGAATTTAGTATTAGTACAGCTTATTTGACATAGTTTGCTTCTTGGTTTTCTTGTTACAGCGAATAATGGCGCCGGCAGGACTCCCCTGAATTGGGAAACAAGGTCTGCCATTGCGCTTGGCGCTGCTCGTGGGGTCGCATACCTACATTCACACGGACCAACATCCTCACATGGAAACATCAAATCCTCAAATATCCTTCTCACCAAGTCATTTGAAGCTCGTGTCTCCGACTTTGGTCTTGCTCATCTTGCTCTCCCGACCGCCACACCCAACCGTATTTCCGGTTATCGCGCCCCAGAGGTCACTGACTCTCGCAAAGTATCACAAAAGGCAGACGTCTACAGCTTTGGTATAATGCTCTTGGAACTCCTAACGGGGAAGGCTCCCACTCATTCCTCACTGAATGAAGATGGTGTAGACCTCCCACGATGGGTCCAGTCGGTGGTTCAAGACGAGTGGAACACTGAAGTTTTCGACGTGGAGCTCCTTAGGTACCAGAACATTGAGGATGAAATGGTGAAGCTCTTGCAGCTCGCGCTCGAATGCACAGCTCAATACCCCGACAAGAGACCTTCAATGGAGGTGGTTGAAAGCAGGATTCAGGAAATTTCACGTTCTAGTttagagaaagaggaagaagaagaaaaaaatgaattttcaCAACAGTACTACTCTGTTGATTCTGGTCCCCCACAAGCTTGAACATAGAATTGAAGAGAGAAACCCTTCATTATTTCATCATTGGCCTATTTTTGGCATAGCATATTATTGtagtttgtttgtttgtttattcATTGAACTTTCATAGAACCAGTTGTTCATGATCCCTTTTGTCTTAACCCCTCAATTCCCTTTTGTCATTTGCCTTGAGTCTTGTTTTGGGGTTTCAATGTTACTATAGCCCCAAATTCATTTACATTACATTCACAAAAAGacatctatttatttttatttttattttcacagGATTTGGTGTGAAATGTGAATactttgtttttttgttttgttttggtGACTTGTGAATACTCTGTTTGGATATCTAGAATATGTTTCTCCTTCACTTCTTCCTGATTATTGTTGGATTGTTGTGTCATAATTTTTTTAGCAAATTATATTCGTCTCTTTATGTTTGATGAAATTTAACCGACTTTTTCCTGGttcataaaatataaattaatctCAGAATTTAGGTaataatatatttgatatttttatatgaatttaattttgatgcactgacAGTGTAATGTAATTTTAGATTTGTATTTAGTTACGTAATGATACATCAGTAAAAATACTAAAAGAATAACTACtgagtaattatttaaaaaaatgaatgtgATTGCAAGACTGTATTTATACGGtcattatatcaaaattatcaaaattaaactatttttatatttcGTAAAATATACGCTAAACACTTGTATAAATAGAAAATTATCTTCCTCAAAAGAGAGAATAATGTTATATAAACAAATACATATAATCATGATAAGTGTTACCAAATTTTAAATTGGtaccaaattttaaattatgttaaTACAATTTGCTCTGCCACCCATATTCTTAAGGTGGTCATCTATAGTAGATGAACTACTAATTTTTCAATTCTGAATCATTTTCTTTTGATTAAGCATTACTTCCAACTTCCAAGAGGAAAAGTGAATCCAAGGTTTACTTAGGATAGTTTTATTAGTTAGTGtgaattattataaatagaaataatagGAATGT
The Arachis stenosperma cultivar V10309 chromosome 7, arast.V10309.gnm1.PFL2, whole genome shotgun sequence genome window above contains:
- the LOC130941912 gene encoding probable inactive receptor kinase At1g48480, which gives rise to MNNTLFLSTLLVLLSSAIVSGGDLASDRATLLTLRATVGGRSLLWNLTEQNPCSWTGVFCENEKRNRVTTLRLPGMGLSGNLPLGLGNLTELQTLSLRFNALTGPIPSDFAKLTSLRNLYLQGNFFNGQIPDFLFSMENLVRLNLGKNNFSGEISPKFNSLTRLDTLYLENNHFTGSIPDLSVPPLHQFNVSNNRLNGSVPERFSGLNESAFSGNELCGKPLEACPGSNNGGGGSHKKKNKLSGGAIAGIVIGSVIGAILILLLLFLLCRKSRKTDSRDVSAAAPPKSVEVADVARDGGGGGGASGSSAVAGSKVESKSNGGGAKSLVFFGDVNRPFDLEELLRASAEVLGKGTFGTTYKATMDLGISVAVKRLKDVTLPEREFREKIEQVGKMVHENLVPLRGYYFSKDEKLVVYDYMPMGSLSALLHANNGAGRTPLNWETRSAIALGAARGVAYLHSHGPTSSHGNIKSSNILLTKSFEARVSDFGLAHLALPTATPNRISGYRAPEVTDSRKVSQKADVYSFGIMLLELLTGKAPTHSSLNEDGVDLPRWVQSVVQDEWNTEVFDVELLRYQNIEDEMVKLLQLALECTAQYPDKRPSMEVVESRIQEISRSSLEKEEEEEKNEFSQQYYSVDSGPPQA